Proteins co-encoded in one Theileria equi strain WA chromosome 3, complete sequence genomic window:
- a CDS encoding hypothetical protein (encoded by transcript BEWA_007120A), producing MMNIASEHVTLSQESVLASEVYRHVDPFNFFKTFFKEGLRPDGRQLMAYRTVKVENLMNIGEVGINRSFTNDILISSIILNAGNTHMHCSISATLERNNKPRTSPELLKDLVTVSLTVSKHATTEIYDVNGPCINISHLVSNLLENILNSSDVLPREQFALDYLMNSIDDPIAKQIVNSKLRWKLNVSVSCEEYDGNIMDWSVLSVVYALLHSKLPIVFLSYDSLFNTFQPQLITLKSVTDGEKEHFRRNALFLNRQLRCSDYQDEFLKYVGEDQYLTKRLEISSLPYTITFCKCMEYIILDPTREEEQIGTNISVYAKKISNELSMDIDDENIKMQLLNLMGCTGISDDEVNKLFKISRSIINKL from the exons atgaTGAATATAGCCTCGGAACATGTCACACTTTCGCAAGAATCAGTACTTGCGAGCGAAGTCTATCGCCATGTAGACCCTTTTAACTTTTTCAAGACATTTTTCAAGGAAGGGTTGCGTCCAGATGGACGTCAATTGATGGCTTATCGCACAGTAAAAGTTGAGAATCTCATGAATATTGGCGAGGTTGGCATTAATAGAAGTTTCACGAATGACATTCTCATATCCTCAATAATTTTGAATGCCGGTAACACACATATGCACTGCTCTATATCGGCAACTTTAGAACGTAACAACAAACCCAGAACATCCCCTGAGTTGCTTAAGGATCTGGTTACTGTTTCGTTGACTGTATCAAAACATGCCACTACTGAGATTTATGACGTTAATGGACCTTGCATTAACATATCTCATCTTGTTTCCAACCTTTTGGAGAACATTTTAAACTCATCTGATGTTTTACCAAGGGAGCAATTTGCACTAGACTACCTCATGAATTCTATAGATGATCCAATCGCAAAGCAGATTGTAAATTCCAAGTTACGTTGGAAACTAAATGTATCGGTCAGCTGCGAAGAATACGATGGGAATATTATGGATTGGTCTGTTTTATCAGTAGTTTATGCATTATTACATTCCAAGTTACCGATTGTTTTCTTGAGTTATGACTCGCTTTTCAATACATTTCAACCACAATTGATCACTCTTAAATCTGTAACGGACGGAGAAAAG GAACATTTTAGACGAAATGCTCTATTTTTGAATAGACAATTACGTTGTAGTGATTATCAGGACGAATTTCTAAAGTATGTTGGAGAGGATCAATATTTAACAAAAAGACTTGAAATTAGCTCGCTTCCGTATACTATCACGTTTTGCAAGTGTATGGAGTACATAATCCTGGATCCTACGCGTGAAGAAGAACAGATTGGCACTAATATTTCCGTTTATGCAAAAAAGATCTCAAATGAATTGTCTATGGAcattgatgatgaaaatattaaaatgCAGCTACTAAATTTGATGGGTTGCACTGGAATTTCAGATGACGAAGTGAATAaattgtttaaaatttcaagGAGTATTATTAATAAATTATAA